ACAAGAAGTGGAGATACTACAAAAATGGTTTTGGAGATCTGGCACGTACGTAATGTGACTCCATACCAATGTATTCCTTGCACCAGCTTGATGGGCAAGGCCCAGCAGCATTCCATTCGCGTTAAAAGTCATGACATTACTGATGATTAACAAGAAGGTGCAGCCTTTCAGCAAGGTGGAAAACTCTCTTCCTGCTCTGATGTTTGTGTGCACTTAGCCgactgactaaaaacattaacatATAGCAGAACGATTTCATGGCTCTCTATGCTAATGTCATCTAGAAGTTTACTCCTCAGTAACGGCATTTCttggctttatatatatatatatatatatatatatatatatatatatatatatatatatatatatatatatatatatatatatatatacacacacacacacacaatatggaAATGGAGTCCTTAGAATATTGAACCAAAACTTAAGAATAAGGACTGAACTGTGAGAATATGGATTGTTCTTGATttccattcaatattctcaaagtTTATCCATATTCTACAAGGTTCAGTTCATGTTTCCTgtctggaaggttcccagttcaagaccacctctggccattctccgtgtaatgtggagttatgtcaggaagagcatccggtaaCCCACATATGTGTGCAATATAGATAGCAATAtagaaaagtaaaaagtcaatttCTTCACCAGTTTGATTTGAGCATATGGTTCCCTTTAACTTTCATTATTTTGAGACTTACTTTTTCTCCTTATGTCACGTTCCCACAGATAACAATGACAATGTGTCTCAAAACCCACAGCAAGTGTAcagtttgtacatttttaaagtttATGTTTAAGTTTAGTTTAAAGGCCAGATTTACTAAAGGTGAGCCGTATCCAGCCCTTGGACCTCCAGTTGTTAACACGCAACTTTAAAGACATCACACTTATAATCTCTATAATAAAAACCTCCATCTGTTACGAGTACACTATGGGCTAATTTTTTGTTTTAATCAATCAAGTACTTTAAAATTGTTGCTtttctttgcagatgatgtgtgaACAGCTGTTGAAAGTTGTTAAATATACAAATATAGCTAAATATAATTCCTTCTCTGCTTCCTTCAGAGGATCACTGGCTTGGTCTGAAGTCAGTCTATCATATGACCAAAAACAAGACTAGGAAGTGGACCTTGAGGGTGGACCTCTGGGACCATGAAGGCGGCACAGCTTATGCCGAGTACAGTGATTTCCGACTCAGCAATGCGAAAAATAATTTCAAACTTCATGTTGGAAATTACACAGGAAATGCAGGTATGGCTTTGTAATTGGTGATGATTTACTTTGCTTGTTTTCTATGGATACATGTTGTTTACGTtatagctacagtgtgcaggatttagtgtcacctagtggaattcacattttcacttctttgaTGGGGGGATTCATGCTCCTTGAATACTCGTTAGCCTGCTGTCGCGACCAGTTGACGGTGTGTATGGGAGCAATTACTGAGTCGACTTTCCCCTTCAGTCTTCTGGCTGTATTGTAAATTTAATTGGATTTTTAGCTTTGCATTATACCACAAGTTATGGCAGATGttacatcagtgtggcattttTGGCTCATGATGGCCCGTTTTAAAGAAAACAGTGATGCTAACCACAGCTGATGCTAAATGTAGATGATGACAACTGCTACTGACGCTAATTGTGGTTGAAGCTACGATTGCAGGTGATGCTAATCATGGTTGAAGCTAACCTCAGATGATGATAACCGTGGGTGATATTAACCACACCTGACGCTCTGTGGATGTTAATAACCGTTATTATCAACATGGTTAGTGTTGACCGTGATGAGCGGTTTCTTGAAGATGGTGATTGTCAGCGTAAAATAATAGTTTCCTCCAAGCTCAGAAATCTAGTGACTTCCAAGAAAATGTTCATGGATTTTACTGGATGCACCTGTTTTtctataaatgaatgaataattatatatatatataaaaaataaattaatctttGTTGGTCCTTTGCTTTTGGTGAAAAATGTTCCATCATCTGCTGCCGTATAATCAGTGGAAAGCtgaaaatacctttttttttcttgccatgAACAGATGTCAGTCCAAACAATGTGTGACGAGATTTTTCAGATATGATTTTGCTCTCTCTTTTCTTttcattgttctttcttttgtttcaGAAACAATATTATTGTGTCTCAATTGATAAAGTGTATTTCTGCATTGCTGATACAATGCTACAATGAACATTCTTGTTTCTAAATTCCacatttttcccctcatttctccCCAAAGGTGACGCCATCCGTGGTTCCTATGCGGGCATTGACCAGAACAGCTTCGGCTTTAGCACCGTTGGCCGTGACAACGACGGCTGTGACCCCTGCATCTTTGGAGACATAGCTGTAAATGAATGTGTCTTTTCAGAGGGAGGCGGTTGGTGGTTCAGCCGCTGTGGTTCTGCCAATCTGAACGGAGAATGGCATCCTACTGGAAACCACATTGGTTGGGCCTCAGGGCTCCACTGGAGAACCTGGAAAGGACCAGCTCCTTACTCGGCCAAGTCCACCAGAATGATGATCAAGTCTGAGTGAAAGGAACCAAACAAAACATCCACCACAATCCCTTTTGTGGTGACGCAGCGACCACACAATTAATATTTCTGTATCAGTATCAATGTTGACACGAAACAATGTCATACCCTTAGCAagaagtagtatacttaaagttaattttattaggtatgcttcagtataagtatagcaagtatactacagatcatgtactgttagtatactagaaagtacacaaatttaatacttttttgggctaaattggaacatttcaagtttctaaaagtatattttaaagttcattttaagtttgcaaaagtacactttaaagtatacaagtacactcatctatatactatcaatgtacttggtatagccctcttgtatgcttaaagtataccacacgtacacttatcaatgtacttgatatatccctctcctatgcttaaagtataccacaagtgcacttatcgatatactgccattgtactagttgtacactttgagtccctatttttagtttattattgtatacttaaagtatactgttatacacattggttatttcactgtTATTTTCACTGTTTTACTTTTtaaacaagtttgatatattttcaaacatttcaaaaacaaagacctatgaaatcaagtccttcctttgtggagaaaattaaaggaaaaagtgcatgtaaaatgttaACATAAaggtctctccaagatcaagtccttatttgtaaaaaatgtaaacatagcatcttcaactgagaactaaagtccttccttgtcaaaaaaggtaaaagaaaagtgcgaatctttggaaccaaaaatacataagtacatagaaaaaaaaccctgtacttttatgacttcttttcagttacttgagtcaatggcttgacttagtatatcttgctccaagtgcataataagtgttagtattttgtggcagaaagacgtaaAAAGTGTACTAAAGTATAAGTATGTTTCACTATTAAAttataagtgtaagtcttagtattaatatacttagacttttgtttatacttttcagtataagccaaatatacttcactatactgttcttaagtatataaaatatggtttataaaaagtcacctttaagtatacttcctcaattttagtaaaaaataagtatactcatagtacacttgaataaacttctttttgctaagggatATTAACAAAGATTTAAAATTGTTGCTTTACTTGAAACCATAAATACAGTCCTATCTCATAAAAGGCAAATTTACTTTTTTACAACCATAACTGTGTTGTAAGACTGTTCACAATCAAATTTCTGCATCTTCTACTGATTTTTGATGAGTGCATCATGAGAGATATTGCATTTttataaaaatgttgaaaaaaagaaaagagccTCGTGCTCAACAATTACTGGCACTTGTATATTTAttgaacacattttaaaatatgttgagaaataaatgcaaacaaactaattttgaacaataataataatactaataatacaaAGTTATCAGTGATGTCTTAGTGGCTTCCCTTAGTAACATCTTTGTTGCATGGTCACACTtttttgagagctgcctactCGAGACAGATtcatcatactgtttgtatttcttgctGATTGTTGGAAATTAAGTCCatgacattttcagtgacttggaaatgttcatgtattcatcccctaatGAAAACCTGCCATACATTTTATATCTGTATTTTTAAATTTCAGCTCAtggaaatattttactttattgttgttgttgctcagtaagtttggatttttatttttataattctTATACAAAATaggtttgtttgcatttatttctgaacatattttaatatatgtaatatatttCCTTTTACCTGAAAAAGTAATAAAACATGGGTTACATAAAGTAACAAGTCACACAAACTATTttttatgaattattattattattcacagcTGCTATTAGATGTTAGAAGTATTAGAAGTTGTCTGAAGTGTTGAGTTTTTGCTGCTGCTTCGTTCAGTGTCCTGCCTCACATCTGTGTTCCAGTGTTCAGTTTTATCTCTTTCTGCCTTTGCTCATGTCATATAAACAACCTTTGAGTCAACTGGGTTCATGATTACCTTTGAATGACTGGTTGCTTGTTATGTGGCCCCGCCCAGGTTTTAGTCTCAGAGAGTCCGTTTCTCCACCTAGACCACAGAGTCCCCATTAAACCCAAACCCTAAACCTTTGTACACATTAGTGGACCACccttattaaaaaaatacattttttattaaCTATATCTAGATCATTATCTGGGCGTGCGTCAAAGTACACCtatgctgaactttgatcctgtttTTAGCCTGATTACTTATTTTTGATACTGAAGGCCTGTCTTTGATTCTGACCTTTGATGCTGCTCACTAAGCTTTGGACTTGATTAATGACCTTTGATCCTGCTCACTGTGCTTTGATACtaatcactgatctttgatcctactCAGAAATTTTATCATGatcgctgatctttgatcctgcatACTGAGCTTTGATATGACCCTTGATGCTGGTTACGAAGCTTTGAGCCTGGCTACTGAACTTTGAACCTGCTCACTGATCATTGATCAggatcactgatctttgatcgtGCTCACTGAGCTTTGTTCATCATCACTGATCTTCGATCCTGATAACTGAAGTTATATCTTGGTGACAGATCTTTGatcttggtcactgttctttgatcctgattgctgatctttgatcctattCACTGAGGTTTGATgctgatcactgatctttgatcgtGCTCACTGACAATTATCTTGATCGCTTATCTTTGATCCTGCTCAGTGAACTTTGATGTTGACCAATGACCCTAGATGCTGCTTACTATGCTGTAATCCTGGTCACTGAGCTTTGATCgtgctcactgaccttttatcttgaccgctgatctttgatcctgctcAGTGAACTTTGATGTTGACCAATGACCCTAGATGCTGCTTACTATGCTGTAATCCTGGtctctgagctttgatcctggtcACTTTGTTTTCCACACTAGTTTAAAGGAGATAAATTTATAAATCCTAACATGGTACTGAAGTTCcaggcctgattttttttttcctcattggtaTAGTGGAATTAGACTCAAAGCCTGAGAGTATAATGACTTTCTATATCCGCTTTATTTGCACGTGGTCCATCAGATGACTTCAAACTAAGTACTCTGAAGTTTGTTGATCATCCAGCAGGTCTGACCCTGCTCAGCAGAGTCCACCTGTAAAAGTGGAACAGCATAAGGGATCTCTGCAGCATCTGAGTTATTACTGGACAGATCTGGGCTGTTTCCCATGAGACAAAGGGCCttcctctcctcaaatatttTCTGCATAATATGCAGAATACAACATCCAGAGATGGAAGACACCAATTAATAtgtaatttcactttttttttttatatgagtggagtttctttctttaGGCTCCTGCAACATCACATGGTCCACATGTGATGCAGCATGTCATGTTACTGCACTGCATCCACTTTTTTCAGCAGCTCGCCTCCTACAGAGCAGTGGATGAACCTTTGAGGGTGAACTACTTTGTGAAACAAAGGTTCAAAGCTTCAGAAAGCCCATTATGTCCATAGTGTTACCAGGTGTGATTATTGTAAGCAGCtcattttgtttgcttttgttgtAAAAGTTGTTTATATGTAGATATTTGGAGTTGTGTGTATTTTCAAAAATTAGTAATGCATTTGGACTTAGCTCCCCATATCGATCCAATAGTCCCCATATCAATATACTTCCCCAGAAGGCTcaaatctttcaatgtctgcagaaatatgttgcagatattTAATCAGtctgtggtctccagcatcatcttctacactgtaatgtgctggggcagcaagctgaaggcagctgacacaaaccgact
The window above is part of the Thalassophryne amazonica chromosome 22, fThaAma1.1, whole genome shotgun sequence genome. Proteins encoded here:
- the LOC117504350 gene encoding angiopoietin-related protein 5-like, whose protein sequence is MMSFAGICGLIFISLLSCSVQHPGASQGTDCSWIKRSSPEASSGVYIIKPVANKKRVKVYCEMLPDGGWTVFQQRSGSKVSFNKKWRYYKNGFGDLAQDHWLGLKSVYHMTKNKTRKWTLRVDLWDHEGGTAYAEYSDFRLSNAKNNFKLHVGNYTGNAGDAIRGSYAGIDQNSFGFSTVGRDNDGCDPCIFGDIAVNECVFSEGGGWWFSRCGSANLNGEWHPTGNHIGWASGLHWRTWKGPAPYSAKSTRMMIKSE